Proteins co-encoded in one Candidatus Eisenbacteria bacterium genomic window:
- a CDS encoding FHA domain-containing protein, protein MSQSGPSLVIRVPGREHELVRIQGEGPFPLGRAPENRIVVNDSAVSRRHAEIVLREGDYWIQDLKSKNGTKVNGSLIQGLSRLNPGDRIEIGPCQIQFAPEPDPGTSARVADTKAPGLVQAVPLADLVGASQTGTNIKAIAATGASPQRMAQFFEGMERLGPALLAHKPMAELFQFIVDLTSDVLRSDRTVLVLRGEDGQELIPKATKQRGRTVGQEILVSRSIARRAIDDRTAILTSDAQSDVRFKEQQSVIRQRIHSAMCVPLWHEDDVLGVLYVDNIAAPIPFEHTDLLILTHIGHLAAVKILETKSFEALQHRKQMEEELKRAANIQQSLLPTEPLHRSPYRVAGKNIPSSDVGGDYFDFIDSGGSWLTVGLGDVAGKGMPAALLMTNLHASVRAHVESERELPTVMTRLNRSIHHAVRGERFITLVLIAIDCSNGEICYVNAGHNPPFLVRASGETEKLSVGGLLLGMFPDASYESATMRMAPEDILVLYSDGVTEARDDSGEEFGEDRLASFLQKNRTLAPERLVESLIRAVREFSSEGKPGDDVTVAVIRRD, encoded by the coding sequence ATGAGCCAATCCGGCCCATCCCTTGTGATCCGCGTCCCGGGCCGCGAGCATGAGCTCGTCCGCATCCAGGGGGAAGGCCCCTTCCCGCTCGGCCGCGCACCCGAGAACAGAATCGTCGTCAACGATTCCGCGGTTTCCCGGAGGCACGCGGAGATCGTCCTCCGGGAGGGAGACTACTGGATCCAGGATCTGAAGAGCAAAAACGGGACGAAGGTGAACGGGAGCCTGATCCAGGGGCTATCGCGGCTGAATCCGGGGGACCGGATCGAGATCGGCCCGTGCCAGATCCAGTTCGCCCCCGAGCCGGATCCGGGGACCTCCGCGCGCGTGGCCGACACGAAGGCGCCGGGCCTGGTTCAGGCCGTGCCTCTCGCGGATCTCGTGGGCGCCTCCCAAACCGGCACGAACATCAAGGCGATCGCGGCGACCGGCGCGTCACCGCAGCGCATGGCCCAGTTTTTCGAGGGCATGGAACGGTTGGGCCCGGCGCTCCTCGCGCACAAGCCGATGGCCGAGCTGTTTCAGTTCATCGTGGACCTGACCTCGGATGTTCTTCGCTCCGATCGGACCGTGCTGGTCCTGCGCGGAGAGGACGGCCAGGAGCTGATCCCCAAGGCCACCAAGCAGCGCGGCCGGACCGTGGGGCAGGAGATTCTCGTCAGCCGGAGCATCGCCCGCCGCGCGATCGACGACCGCACCGCGATTCTCACGAGCGACGCCCAAAGCGACGTACGCTTCAAAGAGCAGCAGAGCGTCATCCGCCAGAGGATCCACTCGGCGATGTGCGTTCCGCTCTGGCACGAGGACGACGTCCTCGGCGTCCTCTACGTCGACAACATCGCCGCGCCGATTCCGTTCGAGCACACGGATCTCCTCATCCTCACCCACATCGGCCACCTCGCGGCGGTGAAGATTCTCGAGACCAAATCGTTCGAGGCCCTGCAGCACAGGAAGCAGATGGAAGAGGAGCTGAAGCGAGCCGCGAACATCCAGCAGTCGCTCCTCCCGACGGAGCCGCTCCATCGTTCTCCCTACCGCGTCGCGGGGAAGAACATCCCTTCCTCGGACGTGGGGGGTGACTATTTCGATTTCATCGACAGCGGAGGCTCCTGGCTCACCGTCGGCCTGGGAGACGTGGCTGGCAAGGGGATGCCCGCGGCGCTCCTGATGACCAACCTTCACGCGAGCGTCCGCGCGCACGTCGAATCCGAGCGGGAGCTGCCGACCGTGATGACGCGGCTCAACCGCTCGATCCACCACGCCGTACGGGGAGAGCGTTTCATTACGCTCGTGCTGATCGCGATCGATTGCTCGAACGGGGAGATCTGCTACGTGAACGCGGGGCACAATCCCCCCTTCCTCGTCCGTGCTTCCGGAGAAACGGAGAAGCTATCGGTCGGAGGTCTCCTGCTGGGCATGTTCCCGGACGCGAGTTACGAGTCGGCCACCATGCGCATGGCTCCCGAGGACATCCTCGTGCTTTACAGCGACGGCGTGACCGAAGCGAGAGACGATTCGGGGGAGGAGTTCGGCGAGGATCGCCTTGCGTCGTTTCTGCAGAAGAACCGGACGCTCGCGCCGGAGCGGCTGGTCGAATCGCTGATCCGCGCTGTCCGTGAATTCTCGAGCGAAGGGAAACCCGGCGACGACGTCACGGTCGCGGTGATTCGCCGCGACTAA
- a CDS encoding DUF1698 domain-containing protein, which yields MSAPPHSMGMANSIRPTVYKVPLDLIFSGPFPAASAPWSEVPLVNLEPHMSAVRAVLQRRGGLDAYWEYARTSAGQTGNGPADRRVWEEEVARRIRRYARGWMQPPPTVGWYDRDRLILEDGHLRCCVYKVQGKSWIRAGLRPDAASRWSARPTEPLMRAVARQKRKSFYTPIDHELFRRRKSSRKGTDRLDLIRGFLGPIRGRPSVLDVGCNIGYYSFHLARQGFDAVGVESDAQHFEVAASLRQMYGLDVELWQGPFESYPRTRRFDVVLGLTVFWHFLPPKPSPDLQGPARTLVEQLEALVGHALIWESGSRASEEIDLICRNTGLRHFTLLGETSGTGVERKFGVFTRVPVNEAVAQMRRAGGEGTGGPRAQMPSSSAAPDAVSALPTPASRAD from the coding sequence GTGTCGGCACCGCCACACTCAATGGGCATGGCGAATTCAATCCGGCCCACCGTGTACAAGGTTCCGCTCGACTTGATCTTCTCGGGACCGTTCCCAGCAGCTTCCGCCCCGTGGTCCGAAGTCCCGCTCGTGAACCTCGAGCCGCACATGAGCGCCGTACGAGCCGTGCTTCAGCGCCGGGGGGGACTCGACGCCTACTGGGAGTACGCGCGGACCAGCGCCGGCCAGACTGGAAACGGCCCCGCGGACCGCCGTGTCTGGGAGGAGGAGGTGGCCCGGCGCATTCGTCGCTACGCGCGGGGTTGGATGCAGCCGCCCCCGACGGTCGGATGGTACGACCGCGACCGGCTCATCCTCGAGGACGGACACCTGCGCTGCTGCGTGTACAAAGTTCAGGGAAAGAGCTGGATCCGCGCGGGGTTGCGTCCCGACGCCGCCTCACGCTGGTCCGCCCGCCCAACGGAGCCGCTGATGCGCGCCGTGGCGCGGCAGAAGCGCAAGTCGTTCTACACTCCGATCGATCACGAGCTGTTCCGCCGCCGGAAGTCCAGCCGCAAAGGGACCGATCGCCTCGACCTCATTCGAGGATTCCTGGGCCCGATCCGCGGCCGACCCTCGGTCTTGGATGTCGGCTGCAACATCGGCTACTACTCCTTTCACCTGGCTCGGCAGGGCTTCGACGCGGTCGGAGTCGAAAGCGACGCGCAGCATTTCGAGGTCGCAGCGAGCTTGAGGCAGATGTATGGGCTCGATGTCGAGTTGTGGCAGGGACCGTTCGAGTCCTACCCCAGGACGCGCCGATTCGACGTGGTTCTCGGGCTGACCGTCTTCTGGCACTTCCTTCCCCCGAAACCTTCGCCCGATCTCCAGGGCCCCGCCCGCACTCTCGTCGAGCAGCTGGAGGCCCTCGTCGGACATGCCCTGATTTGGGAAAGCGGGTCGCGCGCCTCCGAGGAGATCGACCTCATTTGTCGCAACACGGGGCTTCGTCACTTTACCCTGCTCGGCGAGACCTCGGGGACAGGGGTAGAACGCAAATTCGGGGTTTTCACCCGAGTGCCCGTGAACGAAGCGGTCGCGCAGATGCGGCGGGCCGGCGGGGAAGGAACCGGCGGCCCGCGGGCGCAGATGCCTTCATCCTCGGCCGCTCCGGACGCTGTTTCCGCGCTTCCTACGCCGGCGTCCAGAGCGGACTAG
- the fusA gene encoding elongation factor G has product MKDLQPSSIRNIALVSPHGAGKTSLAESLLFRTKTTTRHGKVEEGTTALDTSPEEVHRKISISLGIAPIEWRETKINLIDTPGYADFVGEMVAGLRAADAAVFCIKASAGIEAGSESVWDRVEERRCPALCLVTQMEREHAGFSKALENASRRLGKRFVATAWPIGEGDTFRGLVDLVSMKAYLFEKDGSAKEAPIPPEIEAEAQKARNALVDAAAEADDSLLEKFLGGEELSVEEVRRGVRGGLLKKSFVPALPVAAYPMMGIDHVLDTFAWLMPSPLDCGPVAGTKPGTDEKVECKPEPGAHLAALIFKTSSETHAGDLSMIRVLAGTLSPGKEVWNASAQRAEKIGQLFFVLGKERKDAGQIIAGDIGAAVKLRESHTGQTLCDKSATILLPPIPFPHHELEVAIFVKNKADEEKMGSGLHKLREEDPTLHVHVDSSLHQTLLQGTGDLQVDVVVEKLQRRFGVHVDLMKPRIPYRETIRRSVSKQGRHKKQTGGRGQFGDVHVRLEPLKPGSGFEFVDEVVGGAVPRNYIPAVEKGIVEAMQEGVLAGYPVVDVRAALYDGSYHTVDSSEMAFKIAGSLAFKEGAREAGPVLLEPIVEIEVHVPKEFVGAVTGDLSSKRGKILGMGADGRYDVIRAHVPQAELYKYSTHLRSLTQGRASHKTKFSHYEEIPREIAEKVVSQARAEKEAMASA; this is encoded by the coding sequence GTGAAGGACCTCCAACCCTCCAGCATTCGTAACATCGCGCTCGTCTCTCCCCACGGAGCAGGGAAGACCTCCCTGGCCGAATCACTCCTCTTTCGCACCAAGACGACCACCCGCCACGGAAAGGTGGAGGAAGGGACGACCGCCCTCGATACGTCTCCCGAGGAAGTCCATCGCAAGATTTCGATCAGTCTTGGCATCGCTCCGATCGAATGGCGCGAGACGAAGATCAACCTCATCGATACGCCCGGTTACGCCGACTTCGTCGGGGAGATGGTCGCCGGCCTCCGCGCCGCCGATGCCGCCGTCTTTTGCATCAAGGCGTCGGCCGGGATCGAGGCGGGGAGCGAATCGGTCTGGGACCGCGTCGAGGAGCGCCGATGCCCGGCGCTTTGCCTCGTCACGCAGATGGAACGAGAGCACGCCGGCTTCTCCAAGGCGCTCGAAAACGCCTCGCGGCGGCTGGGGAAGAGGTTCGTCGCGACCGCCTGGCCGATCGGGGAGGGGGATACGTTTCGGGGCCTTGTGGACCTCGTCTCGATGAAGGCCTACCTATTCGAGAAGGACGGATCCGCCAAGGAGGCCCCGATCCCGCCTGAAATCGAGGCCGAGGCGCAAAAGGCGCGCAACGCCCTCGTCGACGCGGCCGCGGAAGCCGACGACTCCCTCCTGGAGAAGTTCCTCGGCGGCGAAGAGCTTTCCGTCGAGGAGGTGCGCCGAGGGGTCCGCGGCGGGCTGCTCAAGAAGAGCTTCGTGCCGGCGCTTCCGGTGGCGGCGTATCCGATGATGGGAATCGACCACGTGCTGGACACCTTCGCCTGGCTCATGCCCTCGCCCTTGGACTGCGGGCCGGTTGCCGGGACGAAGCCGGGGACCGACGAGAAGGTCGAATGTAAGCCCGAGCCGGGCGCGCATCTCGCGGCGCTCATCTTCAAGACGAGCAGCGAGACTCACGCGGGGGATCTCTCGATGATCCGGGTGCTCGCGGGAACGCTCTCGCCCGGCAAGGAAGTCTGGAACGCGAGCGCGCAACGCGCGGAGAAGATCGGCCAGCTCTTTTTCGTGCTCGGCAAAGAGCGAAAGGACGCCGGGCAGATCATCGCCGGCGACATCGGCGCGGCCGTCAAGCTCCGCGAGAGCCACACCGGACAGACGCTCTGCGACAAGAGCGCGACCATACTGCTCCCGCCGATTCCTTTCCCGCATCACGAGCTGGAGGTGGCGATCTTCGTGAAGAACAAGGCGGACGAGGAGAAAATGGGATCCGGCCTGCACAAGCTTCGCGAGGAGGACCCGACGCTGCACGTCCACGTCGATTCCTCGCTTCACCAGACTCTCCTTCAGGGCACCGGCGATTTGCAGGTCGATGTGGTCGTCGAAAAGCTCCAGCGCCGGTTCGGTGTCCACGTCGACCTCATGAAGCCGCGCATCCCCTACCGGGAAACGATCCGGAGGTCGGTGAGCAAGCAAGGTCGCCATAAGAAACAGACCGGCGGCCGGGGGCAATTCGGCGACGTCCACGTGCGGCTCGAGCCGTTGAAGCCGGGCTCGGGTTTCGAATTCGTCGACGAGGTCGTCGGGGGCGCCGTGCCGAGAAACTACATCCCCGCCGTGGAGAAGGGGATCGTGGAGGCGATGCAGGAGGGGGTTCTCGCGGGGTATCCGGTCGTGGACGTGCGGGCCGCCCTCTACGACGGCTCCTACCACACGGTCGATTCGTCCGAAATGGCGTTCAAGATCGCCGGGTCGCTCGCCTTCAAGGAGGGCGCGAGAGAGGCCGGCCCCGTTCTCCTCGAGCCGATCGTGGAGATCGAGGTGCACGTCCCCAAGGAGTTCGTCGGCGCCGTCACCGGGGACCTTTCCTCCAAGCGCGGGAAAATACTCGGGATGGGCGCCGACGGGCGCTACGACGTCATCCGCGCCCACGTCCCGCAGGCGGAGCTCTACAAGTACTCCACCCATCTTCGTTCCCTCACGCAAGGACGCGCTTCACACAAGACCAAGTTCTCCCATTACGAGGAGATCCCGCGCGAAATCGCGGAGAAGGTCGTCAGCCAAGCCCGTGCCGAAAAAGAGGCCATGGCGTCCGCCTGA
- a CDS encoding YebC/PmpR family DNA-binding transcriptional regulator, whose protein sequence is MSGHSKWSTIKRKKGATDAKRGKVFTKYIKEITVAARAGGGDPGSNPRLRTAIAGAKSVNMPAENIDRAVKKGTGELPGVSYEEVTYEGYGPGGIAILIEALTDNRNRTTGEIRHILTKSGGRMAEAGSVQWMFHQKGAIAIPKSAADEETVLNVVLDAGAEDASTDDPDVYEITTPPQAFEAVKAALQAKNVPVQSAELAKVPQTTITLSERDAEQALKLMEALEDNDDVQRVSSNLDITDEVLSRIQA, encoded by the coding sequence GTGTCGGGTCATTCGAAGTGGAGCACCATCAAGCGGAAGAAGGGCGCTACCGACGCCAAGCGCGGGAAGGTCTTCACCAAGTACATCAAGGAAATCACGGTCGCGGCGAGAGCGGGGGGCGGCGACCCGGGCAGCAACCCTCGGCTTCGGACGGCCATCGCCGGCGCCAAGTCGGTAAACATGCCCGCCGAGAACATCGACCGGGCGGTCAAGAAAGGCACCGGCGAGCTGCCCGGCGTCTCGTACGAGGAGGTCACGTACGAGGGGTACGGACCGGGCGGGATCGCGATCTTGATCGAGGCTCTGACCGACAACCGCAATCGGACGACCGGCGAGATCCGTCACATCCTCACAAAGAGCGGCGGCCGGATGGCGGAGGCCGGCAGCGTGCAGTGGATGTTCCACCAGAAGGGCGCAATCGCGATCCCGAAGTCCGCGGCCGATGAGGAGACCGTGCTCAACGTCGTGTTGGACGCAGGGGCGGAGGATGCGAGCACGGACGATCCCGACGTTTACGAGATCACCACCCCGCCCCAAGCCTTCGAGGCGGTGAAGGCGGCGCTCCAAGCGAAGAACGTCCCCGTGCAATCGGCCGAGCTGGCCAAGGTGCCCCAGACCACGATCACGCTCAGCGAGAGGGACGCCGAGCAGGCCTTGAAGCTCATGGAGGCTCTCGAGGACAATGACGACGTCCAGCGGGTCTCGTCCAATCTCGACATCACGGACGAGGTCCTCTCCCGCATCCAAGCCTAG
- the ruvC gene encoding crossover junction endodeoxyribonuclease RuvC, with product MTTSSGSRPISTSRTRSSPASKPSAPGGAGGPTVRGADPGPGATLILGVDPGSRVTGYGFIIHERGVARCERSGVIAPRVSLSFPDRLLAIHDALEALLADMHPTEVAVESAFVRKSAAAALQIGHVRGVVIVAARRSGAEVFEYTAPEVKMAVVRNGGAQKAQVAFMVRRLLPGLVKLKEDEADALAVALCHMHRGRARALGIAAGAS from the coding sequence ATGACGACGTCCAGCGGGTCTCGTCCAATCTCGACATCACGGACGAGGTCCTCTCCCGCATCCAAGCCTAGCGCCCCCGGCGGCGCGGGCGGCCCCACGGTCCGGGGGGCCGACCCCGGGCCGGGCGCCACGCTCATCCTCGGCGTGGATCCCGGCAGCCGGGTGACCGGCTACGGTTTCATCATCCACGAGCGGGGCGTCGCCCGATGCGAGCGGTCGGGGGTCATCGCCCCGCGCGTGAGCCTCTCCTTTCCCGACCGCCTCCTCGCGATCCACGACGCCCTCGAAGCGCTTCTGGCCGACATGCACCCGACCGAGGTGGCCGTCGAGAGCGCGTTCGTGCGGAAGAGCGCCGCGGCCGCCCTTCAGATCGGGCATGTGCGCGGGGTGGTGATCGTCGCCGCGCGGAGAAGCGGCGCCGAGGTTTTCGAGTACACCGCGCCGGAGGTCAAGATGGCGGTCGTGCGCAACGGGGGCGCCCAGAAAGCGCAGGTCGCGTTCATGGTTCGCAGGCTCCTGCCGGGGCTCGTGAAGCTCAAAGAAGACGAGGCCGACGCGCTCGCCGTCGCGCTCTGCCACATGCACCGCGGCCGGGCCCGGGCGCTCGGGATCGCGGCGGGGGCTTCGTGA
- the ruvA gene encoding Holliday junction branch migration protein RuvA, translating into MIAAVHGPLVAKMPTAALVQVGGVTLKLQISVSCFETLPAAGREVHLLTYLHVREDALQLFGFTDEQERSLFESLISISGIGPRLAIGILSGATAARLREGIEAGDTEFLVTLPGVGKKLAQRLVVELREKFAPGVPAKAPMASGAPGALHVGTGGDAAAALVSLGFTRLQAQSAVNEALQELGADASVEEVIRKALRQGAR; encoded by the coding sequence GTGATCGCGGCGGTCCACGGCCCCCTCGTCGCCAAGATGCCGACCGCGGCCCTCGTGCAGGTCGGCGGCGTCACGCTCAAGCTTCAGATCTCGGTTTCATGCTTCGAGACCTTGCCGGCGGCAGGGCGCGAAGTCCATCTCCTCACGTATCTCCACGTCCGCGAGGACGCGCTTCAGCTTTTTGGCTTCACGGACGAGCAGGAGCGGAGCCTCTTCGAAAGCCTCATCTCCATTTCGGGCATCGGTCCGAGGCTCGCGATCGGCATCCTGAGCGGCGCGACGGCCGCCAGGCTCCGCGAAGGGATCGAGGCGGGGGACACCGAGTTCCTCGTGACCCTCCCCGGCGTGGGAAAGAAGCTCGCCCAGAGGCTCGTCGTCGAGCTTCGCGAGAAATTCGCGCCCGGAGTCCCTGCGAAGGCGCCGATGGCCTCCGGCGCCCCCGGCGCGCTCCACGTGGGCACGGGTGGAGACGCCGCGGCGGCGCTCGTTTCGCTCGGCTTCACCCGCCTGCAGGCGCAGAGCGCGGTGAACGAGGCCCTGCAAGAGTTGGGGGCCGACGCTTCGGTCGAGGAGGTCATCCGGAAGGCTTTGCGCCAGGGTGCGCGCTGA
- the ruvB gene encoding Holliday junction branch migration DNA helicase RuvB, with product MKEHERITDPEPVGNERDLDRTLRPQSLDEFVGQESLREQLRIAVEAARGRGEALDHLLFHGPPGLGKTTLASILAHEMRVPIVQTSGPVLERAADLAGLLTNLEERAVLFIDEIHRMNPVVEEYLYPAIEDFRLDIMIDRGPSARSVRIDLKRFSLIGATTRTGLLSAPLRGRFGMTARLDYYSTEELARIITRSAKLLGVPVDEAGARELASRSRGTPRVGNRLLRRVRDFAETRAQGKITAKVARDALALLEVDERGLDDMDRRMLEAIVVKYQGGPVGLSTIAVVVGEEPDTLEDVYEPYLIQEGFLKRTARGREATDLAFVHLGIAPPKRAQAADPESPQSTLF from the coding sequence ATGAAAGAGCACGAGCGGATCACCGATCCGGAGCCGGTCGGCAACGAGCGCGATCTCGACCGCACGCTGAGGCCGCAATCGCTCGATGAGTTCGTCGGGCAGGAATCGCTCCGCGAGCAGCTTCGAATCGCGGTCGAGGCCGCGCGCGGACGCGGCGAGGCGCTCGATCATCTGCTCTTCCACGGCCCGCCCGGGTTGGGGAAGACCACCCTGGCCTCGATCCTCGCCCACGAGATGCGCGTTCCCATCGTCCAGACCTCCGGCCCCGTTCTCGAGCGCGCGGCCGACCTCGCGGGGCTCCTGACGAATCTCGAGGAGCGGGCGGTGCTCTTCATCGACGAGATTCACCGGATGAACCCGGTCGTCGAAGAGTACCTTTATCCCGCGATCGAGGACTTCCGTCTGGATATCATGATCGATCGGGGGCCGAGCGCCCGCTCGGTGCGCATCGACTTGAAGCGCTTCTCCCTGATCGGCGCGACCACGAGGACGGGGCTCTTGAGCGCCCCCTTGCGCGGTCGCTTCGGCATGACCGCGCGGCTCGACTACTACTCCACGGAAGAGCTGGCCCGGATCATCACGCGGTCGGCGAAGCTCCTCGGCGTGCCGGTGGATGAAGCCGGCGCGCGCGAGCTGGCCTCGCGCTCGCGCGGGACGCCGCGCGTCGGGAACCGCCTCCTCCGCCGCGTTCGCGACTTTGCCGAGACGCGCGCGCAGGGGAAGATCACGGCCAAGGTCGCGCGCGACGCCCTGGCGCTTCTCGAGGTGGACGAGCGCGGGCTGGACGATATGGACCGGCGGATGCTCGAGGCGATCGTGGTCAAGTACCAGGGCGGCCCGGTCGGCCTGTCGACGATCGCGGTCGTGGTCGGAGAAGAGCCGGACACCTTGGAGGACGTTTACGAGCCCTACCTGATCCAGGAGGGGTTCTTGAAGCGGACCGCGCGGGGGCGTGAGGCTACCGACCTCGCGTTCGTGCACCTCGGGATCGCGCCTCCCAAGCGCGCCCAGGCCGCGGATCCGGAATCACCGCAGAGCACCCTCTTCTAG
- the queA gene encoding tRNA preQ1(34) S-adenosylmethionine ribosyltransferase-isomerase QueA: MNAPHRPKTSDFHYHLPKDRIAQHPTPSRDGSRLMGLDRATGAIRHHSFRELPSLLNREDLLIVNDTRVLPARLFAKVTGGAGAAAPRDLEVEVLLLRQEPAHPSERVWSALARPAKALRPGASLQFTDPSYRGRVLGLGERGVRHVAFTAADAEAPAFEAWLTRVGHVPLPPYIDRPDEPEDRERYQTIFAREPGSVAAPTAALHFTDETLVALRERGVEIAFVTLHVGSGTFRPVAAEHPEGHALDPEPYRIPPETVAALRKSRALGGRVVAVGTTCVRALESWARDGEPGEGAWRDTGLFIFPPFEFRVVSGMVTNFHLPRSSLLMLVCALAGLDRVLHAYEVAIAEGYRFYSYGDAMFVI, encoded by the coding sequence CTGAACGCGCCGCACCGGCCCAAGACATCCGACTTTCACTACCACCTGCCCAAGGACCGCATCGCGCAGCACCCCACCCCCTCGCGCGATGGGTCTCGCTTGATGGGTCTCGACCGCGCGACCGGAGCGATCCGGCATCATTCGTTCCGCGAGCTGCCCTCCCTCTTGAATCGAGAGGATCTCCTCATCGTGAACGATACGCGCGTCCTTCCCGCGCGTCTCTTCGCGAAGGTGACCGGCGGCGCGGGCGCGGCGGCGCCGCGCGACCTCGAAGTCGAGGTGCTGCTCCTTCGCCAGGAGCCCGCCCACCCCTCCGAGCGCGTCTGGTCCGCCTTGGCCAGGCCGGCCAAGGCGCTCCGGCCCGGCGCCTCGCTTCAGTTCACGGATCCCTCGTATCGCGGCCGGGTTCTCGGGCTTGGGGAGCGCGGCGTGCGCCATGTCGCGTTCACGGCGGCGGACGCCGAGGCCCCCGCGTTCGAGGCCTGGCTGACGCGCGTGGGACACGTGCCGCTTCCGCCCTACATCGATCGTCCCGACGAACCGGAAGACCGGGAGCGCTACCAGACGATCTTTGCGCGCGAGCCGGGTTCGGTCGCGGCGCCCACGGCGGCGCTCCATTTCACCGACGAGACCCTGGTCGCGCTGCGGGAGCGCGGGGTCGAGATCGCCTTCGTCACCCTGCACGTCGGCTCGGGGACATTCCGGCCGGTCGCTGCGGAGCATCCCGAGGGGCATGCGCTTGATCCCGAGCCCTACCGCATTCCGCCGGAGACCGTCGCCGCCCTTCGAAAGAGTCGCGCGCTCGGCGGACGCGTGGTCGCGGTCGGGACGACCTGCGTGCGGGCGCTCGAGTCTTGGGCGCGGGACGGCGAGCCCGGTGAGGGGGCGTGGCGCGACACGGGGCTCTTCATCTTTCCCCCGTTCGAGTTCCGCGTCGTGAGCGGCATGGTCACGAACTTCCATCTGCCGCGCTCGAGCCTCCTCATGCTCGTCTGTGCCCTCGCCGGGCTCGACCGGGTCCTCCACGCCTACGAGGTCGCGATCGCGGAGGGGTACCGCTTCTATTCCTACGGCGATGCAATGTTCGTGATCTAG
- a CDS encoding flagellar biosynthetic protein FliO yields the protein MNAYFVYAIAAFAASATLLGAIRFFGRRSDDARDGETFPEPPRIEVLSRTAVGSGRSLVLVQFEGRRILLGLTRGQWTALADLGRAPQSQDPASTIDAELNRALKADRLRRGRRSS from the coding sequence ATGAACGCCTACTTCGTGTACGCGATCGCGGCGTTCGCAGCCTCGGCGACGCTCCTTGGGGCGATCCGCTTCTTTGGCCGCCGCTCGGACGACGCGCGGGACGGAGAGACCTTCCCGGAGCCGCCGCGCATCGAGGTCCTGAGCCGTACGGCCGTCGGATCCGGGCGTTCCCTGGTGCTCGTCCAATTCGAGGGGCGACGCATCCTGCTCGGCCTCACCCGGGGGCAGTGGACCGCGCTCGCCGATCTGGGGCGAGCCCCCCAGAGCCAGGATCCCGCTTCGACCATCGACGCCGAGTTGAACCGAGCCCTGAAGGCGGACCGCCTACGCCGAGGACGGAGAAGCTCGTGA
- a CDS encoding MinD/ParA family protein — MGRVRAQSSWIQGLISTAQRLLDRPAMPREPGELRLMTSEGTANGAAKRRARARSAKNARPEGKAPRTPAAARKQAEPPPESRPRRKVLAVTSGKGGVGKTNIATNLAIALARQGVRVLVLDGDFGLANVDLLLGIAPQYDLQDLVLGDRAIEDIVLEGPDGIRIVPASSGVEELANLDEYRTECVLRSLANVEEDVDMILIDAPSGIGAHAVSLSQAADQIIVVTTPEPTAFSDAYAMIKVLSQRPLKCTPALLVNQANSEDEALEVSRRVQSVAKRFLNLDIEYWGFVLADESVPKSVVRQEPFLSTYPYSPASSCIYRLAGRVLGQTPKRKGQPVSGPQGPVTPDEVPEGV, encoded by the coding sequence ATGGGACGCGTCAGAGCTCAATCCTCATGGATTCAGGGGCTTATCTCCACGGCACAACGCTTGCTCGATAGACCAGCCATGCCACGCGAACCAGGGGAACTCAGGCTCATGACGAGCGAAGGAACCGCGAACGGAGCGGCGAAACGCCGCGCCCGCGCACGGAGCGCGAAGAACGCGCGACCGGAAGGCAAGGCGCCCCGGACGCCGGCCGCGGCGCGCAAGCAAGCGGAGCCGCCGCCCGAATCGCGTCCCCGCCGGAAGGTGCTCGCGGTCACGAGCGGCAAAGGAGGCGTCGGCAAGACGAATATCGCGACGAACCTCGCGATCGCGCTCGCGCGGCAGGGAGTGCGCGTGCTCGTGCTGGACGGCGACTTCGGTCTTGCGAACGTCGATCTCCTTCTGGGAATCGCCCCTCAGTACGACCTTCAGGACCTGGTCCTGGGAGACCGAGCGATCGAGGACATCGTCCTGGAAGGGCCGGACGGGATCCGGATCGTTCCCGCCAGCAGCGGGGTCGAGGAGCTCGCGAACCTGGACGAATACCGAACGGAGTGCGTGCTCCGGTCGCTCGCGAACGTCGAAGAGGACGTGGACATGATCCTGATCGACGCGCCTTCCGGAATCGGCGCGCACGCCGTCTCGCTCTCTCAAGCCGCGGACCAAATCATCGTCGTGACCACGCCCGAGCCGACCGCCTTTTCGGATGCGTATGCCATGATCAAGGTGCTCTCTCAACGCCCGCTCAAGTGCACGCCCGCCCTGCTCGTGAACCAGGCGAACTCCGAGGACGAGGCGCTCGAAGTCTCCCGCCGCGTGCAATCGGTGGCGAAGCGCTTTCTCAATCTCGATATCGAGTACTGGGGCTTCGTCCTGGCCGACGAATCCGTCCCCAAGTCGGTCGTGCGCCAGGAGCCCTTTCTCTCGACCTATCCCTATTCACCCGCGTCGAGCTGCATCTACCGGCTCGCCGGCCGCGTCCTGGGGCAAACCCCGAAGAGAAAAGGGCAGCCGGTCTCCGGGCCCCAGGGGCCCGTGACCCCGGACGAAGTGCCGGAGGGGGTCTAG